Genomic window (Deltaproteobacteria bacterium):
TCGCCCCGGCGACAGCCGGGCGAAGGGGCGTTGGGTTCGCCGGCGGGCCATGGCAGAATGCGCCGAGGAGGGCTGCCATGCAGGAACGGCTTCGACGACGCGGGATGGCGACGGCTGCAGCGCTGGCTGCGCCGGTCGCGGCGCTCCTGATCGGGATGGGGGACGCGGCAGCAGCCGAGCCCTCGGGCCACGAGCTCTTCCTCGAGTACTGCGCGAGCTGTCACGGGAGCGACGCCAAGGGCGGCGGCCCGATGGCCTCCGAGCTGAAGCAGGCACCTGCCGACCTGACGCGGCTCGGCGAGCGCTTCGGCAGCCCGCTCGCGAAGGCGAAGCTCGTCGCGGTGATCGACGGCCGGGACATGGTGCGATCGCACGGCAGCTCCGCGATGCCGGTGTGGGGCAAGCGCCTGCTCCGGGACGTCCCCCCCGGCGCCGGCACCGAGGTCCACAAGCGCGGCTCGATCCAGGCGATCGTCGACTGGCTCGACACCGTGCAGGGCCGGTAGCGAGGAAGCGGTATCGTCCCGCGCCGATGGCGGAAGCGCGCGGGCTGACGAGCGCGGAGGCGGCCGAGGCGCTGCGCCGCCATGGGGAGAACGCCCTGCCCCGTGCGCGGCCGCCGCGCCCGTGGCTGCGCTTCGCGCGCCAGTTCCGCAGCCCGCTGATCTACCTGCTGCTCGCCGCCCTCGCCCTCGACCTCCTGCTCTGGCTCGAGGACGGCGGCGAAGGCTGGCCGGTCGAGAGCATCGCGATCGCGGCGGTGCTGCTGCTCAACGCGGCGCTCGGCGCCTTCCAGGAGCACCGCTCCGAGCAGGCGCTCGCACAGCTCGCGGTCCTCGCAGCGCCCTTCGCCTGGGTGGTGCGCGACGGCCGGCCGGTCCGCGTGCCGGGACGCACCCTCGTGCCGGGCGACCTGGTCCGGCTCGCGGCCGGCGAGCGGGTGCCGGCCGACGGCGTGCTGGTCGAGGAGCACGGCCTGCTCGTAGACGAGTCGCTGCTCACCGGCGAGTCGCTGCCGGCCGAGAAGGAGCCCGGCGACGAGGTGGCGAGCGGGACGCTCGCCGTGCGCGGCGGCGGCCTGCTCACGGTACGCCACACCGGGGCGCGCAGCACGATGGGCCGCCTCGCGACGATGCTCGGCGGGATCGAGACCGAGCCCACGCCGCTCGAGCGGCGCCTCGACGCACTGGGGCGCCGGATCACGCTGGTGATCGGGGGCCTCGCGCTCGCGCTCGCAGCGGCCGGGGTCGCCGCCGAGGGGATCGGACGCTTCGACCAGGTGTTCCTCTTCGCGGTGGCCCTCGCCGTGGCGGCCGTACCGGAGGGGATGCCCGCCGTCGTCACGCTGACGCTCGCCTTCGGGGTGAAGCGGATGGCGCGGCGCCGCGCGGTCGTGCGCCGGCTGTCCGCGGTGGAGGCGCTCGGGTCCGTCACCGTGATCGCCACCGACAAGACCGGCACGCTCACGGAGAGCCGCATGGGGGTCCAGGCCGTCGAGAGCAACGACCCCGAGCAGGCCCAGCTCGCGATGGCGCTCGCCAACGACGCCGCCCCCGGCACGGGTGCAGGCGACCCGCTCGAGCTCGGGCTCGTGCGCCACCTCCTCGAGCAGGGCGTGGACGTGGAGGGGCTGCGTGCGACGCATCCCCGCGTCGGTGAGCGCCCCTTCGACAGCGCCTGGAAGTTCATGCGCGTGACGGTGGCCGGGCCGGGCGGGCGGCGCAGCTACTGCAAGGGCGCACCCGAGGTGCTGCTGGCACGCTCGTCGCTCGAGGCGGGCGAGCGCGAGCGCTGGGAGCGGCGCGCCGCCGAGGCGGCGCAGGAAGGCCACCGCGTGCTCGCCCTCGCCTGCGGCGCCGGCGACGCCGAGGCCGGCCTGCGCTTCCTCGGCCTGGTGCTGCTCTGGGACCCGCCGCGGCCGGAGGTGGCGGGCGCCATCGCGCAGGCGCGCAGCGCGGGGATCCGCATCGTGCTCGTGACGGGCGACCATCCCGGGACCGCGCAGGCCGTGGCGCGTGCGATCGGCCTCGTGGAGGACGGCCGCGTCCTGACCGGGCCCGAGGTCGAGGCCATGGACGCCGCCACCCTGCGCGCCGCCGTGGGCCGCACGAGCGTCTTCGCGCGGATGGCCCCCGAGCACAAGCTGCGCCTCGTCGAGGCGCTCGAGGCGGCGGGCGAGATCGTGGCGGTGACGGGCGACGGGATCAACGACGCGCCGGCCCTCAAGCGCTCGGCGGTCGGCGTCGCGATGGGGCAGCGCGGCAGCGACGTGGCGCGCGAGGTCGCCGACATCGTCCTGCTCGACGACGACTTCGCGACGATCGTCGACGCGATCGAGGAAGGCCGCAACATCTACGAGAACATCCAGGCCTTCCTCCGCTTCACCTTCTCCACCAACGTGGCGCTCGTGTTCCTGGTGGTCGCGGGCGCCGTCGGCTCCTGGGTCCTCGGCCTGCGCGACCCCGGCGGCGCGCTCCTCTTGCCGCTCAGCGCGCTGCAGATCCTGTGGATCAACTTCCTCGGCGACGGGCCGCCGGCGCTCGCGCTGGCCGTCGGCCGCAGCCCCGACGTGATGCGGCGCCCGCCCCGCCCGCCGGCCAGCCCGCTGCTCGACCGCGCCTCCACCCGCTTCGTCTGGTCGAGCGGCCTCGCGAAGGGCGGGCTCGGCGTGGCGCTGCTCCTCGCGCTGCCTCCCCTCGGCTACACGCTCCTCGCGGTCCAGACCGTGACCTTCCTCGCCCAGTCGCTCGCGAAGCTCGCCTACGCCTATCCCGCGCGGCGCGTGCGCCACGCCGCGCTCACGAATCCCGCGCTCCACGCCGCGGTGGCGGCCGGCGTCGCGATCCAGGCCGCGGTCATCGCGCTGCCGGCCGGGCGCACGCTCCTGCACCTGGCACCGCTCGACGCCCACGCCCTCGCCGTGGTCGCCGGCTTCGTCGGCCTGAGCTGGGCGATCGCCGAGCTGGCGATCCCGCGCGCCCGCGCCCGGCGCTAGCTGGCTGAGCGTCCCGGTACTCCCAGGTGCCGGCGGCTCGTCGTGGCACGCGACCCAGGCTTCGGAACCGCCTCCGGGCCGGCCCTCGTCCGGCGGCTCGAGGACGGTGGGCGCCGCGCTGGGCACGGCGGGACCGACGGCGACGGGGTGGGTCGTGAGCCCGTCCCCGAGCAGCGCAGGAGCAGCCGCGAGCAACGGCACCCGGACCGGCCGACCCCTGGCCGGACGATTCTCCGGCCCAGATGCGCCCCGGCGGAGTAGAGTCGCTCGCGCACGCGGCGGCACGCGCCGTGCAGTCCGTTCCGGGGCGAGGAGCGGACGCGAGCCGGGAGCGCATCCGCCCGGAACGGTGTAGCGAGATGTCACATCGTCGGGCAGAAGAACCCACGCCGCGCTGGCTCGCCCGGGCGGAGCTGCCGCGGCTCGTCGCGGCGCTGCGCGCGCACGGCCATCGCGTGCTCGGCCCCGTCGTGCACGAGGGGAGCCTCCGCTTCGACGACCTCCCGGCGAGCGGCGAGCTGCCCGGCGGCTGGCGTGACGAGCAGGGTCCGGGGCGCTACCGCGTGAGCCGCCGCGCCGGCGAGGAGGAGGTGTTCGGGGTCGTGAACGGGGCGGGCTCGATCAAGCCCTTCGTCTTCGCCCCGCGCGAGCCCCTGCTCCAGATCGAGATGGACGCGCGCGCCGGCCCCGGCCGCCCCTTCCGCGCCGAGCCGATCCGCCCCGACGCCGAGCGGATCGCGCTCCTCGGCGTGCGCGCCTGCGACCTCGCTGCGCTCGCCGTCCAGGACCGGATCTTCCTGCGCGACCGCTTCCCCGACCCGAGCTACGCGGCGCGCCGCGGCCGGCTCTTCCTGGTCGCGGTGGGCTGCACGCGCGCCGCCCCGACCTGCTTCTGCGCCTCGATGGACACGGGGCCCCGGCCGCACGCCGGCTTCGACCTGGCCCTGACGGAGCTCGGCTCCGGCGGGCCCGGCGGCACGGCGGGGTTCGTGGCGCGCGCCGGGAGCGAAGCGGGCGCCGCGCTCCTCGCCGCGCTCGCGCTCGACGCCGCGCCCGCCGAGGCGCTGGCCGGAGAGGAGGCCGGCTACCAGGCGTGCGCGGCCGGCATGCAGCGCGCGCTGCCGCGCGAGCGGCTGCCCGGCCTGCTCTACGACCACCTCGAGCACCCGCGCTGGGACGAGGTGGCCGAGCGCTGCCTCTCGTGCGCCAACTGCACCCTGGTCTGCCCCACCTGCTTCTGCCACGACGTCCGCGACGAGCCGGCCCTCGATCTCCAGGGCTCCGTGCGCGTGCGCCAGTGGAGCTCCTGCTTCGACGTCGAGCACGCGCAGGTCCACGGCCTCAACTTCCGCCCCCACATCCGGGAGCGCTACCGCCAGTGGCTGGTGCACAAGCTGGCGAGCTGGATCGACCAGTTCGGCAGCTCGGGCTGTGTCGGCTGCGGGCGCTGCATCACCTGGTGCCCGGTCGGGATCGACCTGACCGAGGAGGTCGCCGCGATCGCCGCGACGAGCCCGCCGTGAGCGCCGGCCCGTCGAGCGCGGGGCCGCCCGGCGCCATCCGCCCCGTCTCGCCGCTGCTCCCGGAGCCCGCCGAGATCGTCGAGAAGCGCTCCTTCGGCGCCGACCTGCACGCGTTCCGGCTGCGCCTCCTCGACCCGGCGGCACGGCCGCGCTTCGACTTCCAGCCCGGGCAGTTCAACATGGTGTACGTGCCCGGCGTCGGCGAGGTGGCGATCTCGATCTCCTCCGATCCCGACGACGCCGATCTCGAGCACACGATCCGGATCGTCGGCCGCACCACCGCCGTGATCGAGCGGCTCGGCCCCGGCGACGTGCTCGGGCTGCGCGGGCCCTACGGCAACGGCTGGCCGCTCCAGGAGGCCCGCTTCAAGGACGTCCTGGTCGTGACCGGCGGGCTCGGCTGCGCGCCGGTCTCGGGCGCGATCGACTACATGTTCCGGCGCCGTGCGAGCTACGGGCACATCACGGTGCTGCACGGCGTGAAGAAGCCCGCCGATCTCGTACACGCGTCACGCTTCGAGGCCTGGCGGCGCCAGCCCGACACCACCGTGGTGCTGACGACCGACCAGCCCGACCGGGTCTGGCGCGACCGCACCGGGGTCGTGACCGAGCACTTCGAGGAGGTGGAGCTCGACCCCTCGCGGACCGTCGTGCTGATCTGCGGCCCCGAGGTGATGATGCGCTATGCGATCCGGATCCTGCGCCGCCGCGGGGTCTCGGACGATCGCATCTTCGTGTCGCTCGAGCGCAACATGCACTGTGCGGTGGGCTGGTGCGGGCACTGCCAGCTCGGCCCCGAGTTCGTGTGCAAGGACGGCCCGATCTTCCCGGTGAGGCGGCTCGGCCGCTTCTTCGGCGTGCACGGGCTGTGACGGCCCCGGCCCCCGCCCCGGCCCGGCCGCGGCTCGCGGTCTTCAAGTTCGCGTCCTGCGACGGCTGCCAGCTCTCGATCCTGAACCTCGAGGAGGAGCTGCTCGCGCTCGCCGAGCGCGTCGAGATCGCGCACTTCCTCGAGGCCTCGAGCCGCGTCGTCCCGGGACCCTGGGACGTGGCGCTCGTCGAGGGCAGCATCACGACCCCGCACGACGCCGAGCGGATCCGGGCGATCCGCGCGCAGAGCCGGCTCCTCGTGACGATCGGGGCCTGCGCGACGAGCGGCGGCATCCAGGCGCTGCGCAACCTCGCGGAGCTCGAGGAGTGGAAGGCGCACGTCTACCCCCGGCCCGAGTGGATCGCGGCGCTCCCCACCTCGACGCCGATCGCCGAGCACGTGGCGGTCGACCACGAGCTCCAGGGCTGTCCGATCGACCGCGGACAGCTCCTGCGCGTGCTCGTGCGCCTGCTCCTCGGCACCCGCCCGGACCTGCCCCTCGCGAGCGTCTGCCTGGAGTGCAAGCGGCGCGGCCAGCCCTGCGTCCTGGTCACGCGCGGCGTGCCGTGCCTGGGTCCGGTGACGCGTGCCGGCTGCGGCGCGATCTGCCCGGGCCTCGGCCGGGACTGCTACGGCTGCTTCGGCCCCGCCGCCGACCCGAACCCGGCCTCGCTGCTGCGCGCCTTCGAGGCCGCCGGCCTCGCGCGGCGCGACGCCGTGCGGCGCCTGCGCCACATCAACGGCTGGCGGCGCGAGTTCCGCTCGCTCGCCGACGCGCTCGAGCGCAAGGACGGGCCCCATGACTGAGCGCCGGCGCATCGAGGTGGGGGCCCTGGCGCGGGTGGAGGGCGAGGGCGCCCTCCACCTCACGGTGGAGGACGGCCGGGTCACCGACCTGCGGCTCGAGATCTACGAGCCGCCGCGCTTCTTCGAGGCCTTCGCGCGCGGGCGCCGCGCCGACGAGCTGCCCGACCTCATGGCGCGCATCTGCGGGATCTGCCCGGTCGCCTACCAGATGAGCGCGGTCCACGCGATCGAGGCGGCCTGGGGCGTGACGCCGGCGCCGGCCGTGCGGGCCCTGCGCCGGCTCTACTACGCCGGCGAGTGGCTCGAGAGCCATCTCCTCCACATGATGTTCCTGGCGGCGCCCGACCTCCTGGGCCTCGACGACGCGATCGCGATCGCGCGCATCCACCGCGGCGAGGTCGAGCGCGCGCTGCGCCTGCGCAAGCTCGGCAACCGGATCCTGATCCTGCTCGGCGGCCGCTCGGTGAATCCGGTCGGGGTCCGTATCGGGGGGTTCCACCGCATGCCGGCGGCCGGCGAGCTGCGCGAGCTCGGCGAGGCGCTGCGCCCGGCGCGCGGCGAGGCCGAGGCCCTGCTGCGCTGGTTCAGCGCCCTCCCGGCGCGGAGCCGGCCGCAGGAGATCGAGCTGGTGGCGCTCCGCCATCCCGGCGAGTACCCGATGAACGAAGGCCGCGTCGTCTCCTCGCGCGGGATCGACGCCGCGCCCGCCGACTTCGACCGGGTCTTCGAGGAGCTCCAGGTCCCGCACTCGACGGCGCTGCACGCGCGCGTGCGCGCGACCGGGACGCCCTACCTGGTCGGGCCGCTGGCGCGCCTGTGCCTGAACGCCGATCACCTGCTGCCCGCGGCGGCGGCGGCCTTCGAAGGGCTCGCCGCGCGCTTCGCGCGGCCCGATCCGGCGGCCTCGGTCCTCGCGCGCGGGATCGAGGTGATCCAGGCGATCGACGAGGCGCTCGCCGTGATCGACGCGGGGCCGGCTCCGGGCGAGGAGGCGGCGGCCGCGTGCGCCCCGCGCGCCGGCGTGGGGCACGCCGTCACCGAGGCGCCGCGCGGCATCCTCTACGTCGGCCTCGAGACGGACGCGCAGGGCGACGTGCGCCGGCTCCGGATCGTCCCGCCGACGGCACAGAACCAGGCCCAGATCGAGGCCGACCTGCGCGCGCTGGCCCCGCGCCTGCTCGCCACGGGCGAGGACGAGGGCCGGCGCCTGGCGGAGGCCGCGATCCGCGACTACGACCCCTGCATCTCGTGCGCGACCCACTTCCTGACCGTGACGATCGACCGGAGGGAGCCATGCGCGTCCACGTGATCGGCGTCGGCACGCGGCGCGGCGACGACGTCGCGGGCCTCGCGGTCGCCGAGGCGCTGGCGGCCCGCCCGCTCCCGAGCGGGATCGAGGTGCACCTGTGCGAGCGCCCGATCCCGGACCTGCTCGACGCGCTCGAGGGCGCCGAGGCGGCGGTGATCGTGGACGCCTCGCGCACGGGGGCGGCGCCCGGCTCGCTGCGCCGCATCGCGCGCGGCGCGCTCGCGCGCACCTGGCCGGCCTCCTCGCACGGGCTCGGGGTGGCGCAGGCGCTCTCGCTCGCCGCCGCGCTCGGCCGCGCCCCCGCACGCATCGAGGTGCTCGCCATCGAGGCGGGCACCCGCGACCGCGCGACGCTCTCGCCCGCGGTCGCCGGTGCGCTCGGGGCGGCGGCGGAGCACGCGCTCGCGATCGCGCGCGAGATCCTGGGGCCGTCCGCGGAGGGCCCGCACGATGCATGAGGCGAAGCTCTGCCTCTCGCTGCTCGCCCTCGCGGAGCGCTCCGCGGCCGAAGCGGGCGCCGCGCGCATCCTGGCCGTCGAGCTCGCCGTGGGCGAGTGGTCGGGGTGCGTCCCCGAGGCGCTCGCGGCCGCGTTCCCGATCTGTGCGCAGGGGACGAAGGCGGCGGGCGCGGCGCTGCGCATCGAGCGCGTGCCCGGCGTCGATCTCGTGCTCCGCGCGCTGGAGGTGTCCTGATGTGCGGCGTGTGCGGCTGCGGCGAGGCCGATCCGGCGCCGGTGCAGGTGGTCCCCGCCCACGATCACGGCGGCGCGCCGCGCCGGGTCGCCGTCGAGCGCTCGCTCCTCGCGCACAACGCGGCGGCCGCCGAGCGGCTGCGCCAGGAGCTGGCCGCGCAGGGGATCGACGTGATCGGGCTCGTGGGCGCGCCCGGCGCGGGCAAGACGGCGCTGCTCGAGGCGACCTTCCGGGCGCTCGGGCCGGAGGCCGCGGCGCGCGAGGCCGTCGTGGAGGGCGACTGCGCCACCGACCACGACGCGCGCCGGGTGGCGGCCCTCGGCGCGCGCGCGGCACAGGTCACGACCGGAGCGGCCTGCCACCTCGACGCGCACCTGGTCGGGCACGCGCTCGCCGCGCTCGACCTCCAAGGCGTGGCACGCGTGTGGATCGAGAACGTCGGCAACCTCGTCTGCCCGGCCGGCTTCCCGTGCGGCGAGCGCCGCCGGGTCGTGCTCGTCTCGACGCCCGAGGGCGACGACAAGCCCGCGAAGTACCCGGGCCTCTTCGCGACGGCGGAC
Coding sequences:
- a CDS encoding FAD/NAD(P)-binding protein, which produces MSAGPSSAGPPGAIRPVSPLLPEPAEIVEKRSFGADLHAFRLRLLDPAARPRFDFQPGQFNMVYVPGVGEVAISISSDPDDADLEHTIRIVGRTTAVIERLGPGDVLGLRGPYGNGWPLQEARFKDVLVVTGGLGCAPVSGAIDYMFRRRASYGHITVLHGVKKPADLVHASRFEAWRRQPDTTVVLTTDQPDRVWRDRTGVVTEHFEEVELDPSRTVVLICGPEVMMRYAIRILRRRGVSDDRIFVSLERNMHCAVGWCGHCQLGPEFVCKDGPIFPVRRLGRFFGVHGL
- a CDS encoding cytochrome c, yielding MATAAALAAPVAALLIGMGDAAAAEPSGHELFLEYCASCHGSDAKGGGPMASELKQAPADLTRLGERFGSPLAKAKLVAVIDGRDMVRSHGSSAMPVWGKRLLRDVPPGAGTEVHKRGSIQAIVDWLDTVQGR
- a CDS encoding cation-transporting P-type ATPase; the protein is MAEARGLTSAEAAEALRRHGENALPRARPPRPWLRFARQFRSPLIYLLLAALALDLLLWLEDGGEGWPVESIAIAAVLLLNAALGAFQEHRSEQALAQLAVLAAPFAWVVRDGRPVRVPGRTLVPGDLVRLAAGERVPADGVLVEEHGLLVDESLLTGESLPAEKEPGDEVASGTLAVRGGGLLTVRHTGARSTMGRLATMLGGIETEPTPLERRLDALGRRITLVIGGLALALAAAGVAAEGIGRFDQVFLFAVALAVAAVPEGMPAVVTLTLAFGVKRMARRRAVVRRLSAVEALGSVTVIATDKTGTLTESRMGVQAVESNDPEQAQLAMALANDAAPGTGAGDPLELGLVRHLLEQGVDVEGLRATHPRVGERPFDSAWKFMRVTVAGPGGRRSYCKGAPEVLLARSSLEAGERERWERRAAEAAQEGHRVLALACGAGDAEAGLRFLGLVLLWDPPRPEVAGAIAQARSAGIRIVLVTGDHPGTAQAVARAIGLVEDGRVLTGPEVEAMDAATLRAAVGRTSVFARMAPEHKLRLVEALEAAGEIVAVTGDGINDAPALKRSAVGVAMGQRGSDVAREVADIVLLDDDFATIVDAIEEGRNIYENIQAFLRFTFSTNVALVFLVVAGAVGSWVLGLRDPGGALLLPLSALQILWINFLGDGPPALALAVGRSPDVMRRPPRPPASPLLDRASTRFVWSSGLAKGGLGVALLLALPPLGYTLLAVQTVTFLAQSLAKLAYAYPARRVRHAALTNPALHAAVAAGVAIQAAVIALPAGRTLLHLAPLDAHALAVVAGFVGLSWAIAELAIPRARARR
- a CDS encoding oxidoreductase; translated protein: MTAPAPAPARPRLAVFKFASCDGCQLSILNLEEELLALAERVEIAHFLEASSRVVPGPWDVALVEGSITTPHDAERIRAIRAQSRLLVTIGACATSGGIQALRNLAELEEWKAHVYPRPEWIAALPTSTPIAEHVAVDHELQGCPIDRGQLLRVLVRLLLGTRPDLPLASVCLECKRRGQPCVLVTRGVPCLGPVTRAGCGAICPGLGRDCYGCFGPAADPNPASLLRAFEAAGLARRDAVRRLRHINGWRREFRSLADALERKDGPHD
- the hypB gene encoding hydrogenase nickel incorporation protein HypB, giving the protein MCGVCGCGEADPAPVQVVPAHDHGGAPRRVAVERSLLAHNAAAAERLRQELAAQGIDVIGLVGAPGAGKTALLEATFRALGPEAAAREAVVEGDCATDHDARRVAALGARAAQVTTGAACHLDAHLVGHALAALDLQGVARVWIENVGNLVCPAGFPCGERRRVVLVSTPEGDDKPAKYPGLFATADLLVVTKADLLPHVDFDVERCAAAARRIQPGIRHLVVSARTGAGIPGWLAWVREGGA
- a CDS encoding 4Fe-4S dicluster domain-containing protein encodes the protein MSHRRAEEPTPRWLARAELPRLVAALRAHGHRVLGPVVHEGSLRFDDLPASGELPGGWRDEQGPGRYRVSRRAGEEEVFGVVNGAGSIKPFVFAPREPLLQIEMDARAGPGRPFRAEPIRPDAERIALLGVRACDLAALAVQDRIFLRDRFPDPSYAARRGRLFLVAVGCTRAAPTCFCASMDTGPRPHAGFDLALTELGSGGPGGTAGFVARAGSEAGAALLAALALDAAPAEALAGEEAGYQACAAGMQRALPRERLPGLLYDHLEHPRWDEVAERCLSCANCTLVCPTCFCHDVRDEPALDLQGSVRVRQWSSCFDVEHAQVHGLNFRPHIRERYRQWLVHKLASWIDQFGSSGCVGCGRCITWCPVGIDLTEEVAAIAATSPP
- a CDS encoding nickel-dependent hydrogenase large subunit — protein: MTERRRIEVGALARVEGEGALHLTVEDGRVTDLRLEIYEPPRFFEAFARGRRADELPDLMARICGICPVAYQMSAVHAIEAAWGVTPAPAVRALRRLYYAGEWLESHLLHMMFLAAPDLLGLDDAIAIARIHRGEVERALRLRKLGNRILILLGGRSVNPVGVRIGGFHRMPAAGELRELGEALRPARGEAEALLRWFSALPARSRPQEIELVALRHPGEYPMNEGRVVSSRGIDAAPADFDRVFEELQVPHSTALHARVRATGTPYLVGPLARLCLNADHLLPAAAAAFEGLAARFARPDPAASVLARGIEVIQAIDEALAVIDAGPAPGEEAAAACAPRAGVGHAVTEAPRGILYVGLETDAQGDVRRLRIVPPTAQNQAQIEADLRALAPRLLATGEDEGRRLAEAAIRDYDPCISCATHFLTVTIDRREPCAST
- a CDS encoding hydrogenase maturation nickel metallochaperone HypA codes for the protein MHEAKLCLSLLALAERSAAEAGAARILAVELAVGEWSGCVPEALAAAFPICAQGTKAAGAALRIERVPGVDLVLRALEVS
- a CDS encoding hydrogenase maturation protease; translated protein: MRVHVIGVGTRRGDDVAGLAVAEALAARPLPSGIEVHLCERPIPDLLDALEGAEAAVIVDASRTGAAPGSLRRIARGALARTWPASSHGLGVAQALSLAAALGRAPARIEVLAIEAGTRDRATLSPAVAGALGAAAEHALAIAREILGPSAEGPHDA